In Schistocerca cancellata isolate TAMUIC-IGC-003103 chromosome 7, iqSchCanc2.1, whole genome shotgun sequence, a genomic segment contains:
- the LOC126092681 gene encoding uncharacterized protein LOC126092681: MQTLVKKPVYPREFLVELMEHLVEYRASLPSEHLQPRLLWDRCHVVAVFRALDPQQAEVISISQYHVGMKMLNLGEYDRHPPTTEDGLITMDTFVDEAYRRLLNEFLAMIDCLPDERNLCGCQDQICPCTAPPKESAEELAKEQRGDEPQWAGPPTTSLAGLLAHSHGKSGPLSGPPKRSVAGLIEDHHMDIGFTTDGA, encoded by the exons ATGCAGACACTCGTCAAGAAACCTG TGTACCCCCGCGAGTTCCTGGTGGAGCTGATGGAGCACCTGGTGGAGTACCGCGCGTCGCTGCCCAGTGAGCACCTGCAGCCACGCCTGCTCTGGGACCGCTGCCACGTCGTGGCCGTCTTCAGGGCGCTCGACCCCCAGCAGGCAGAGGTCATCTCCATCAGCCAGTACCACGTAG GTATGAAAATGCTGAACCTCGGCGAATACGACAGGCATCCTCCCACCACCGAAGACGGACTCATCACCATGGATACATTCGTGGATGAAGC ATACAGGCGGCTGCTGAACGAGTTCCTGGCGATGATCGACTGCCTGCCGGACGAGCGCAACCTCTGCGGCTGCCAGGACCAGATCTGTCCCTGCACGGCGCCCCCAAAGGAGTCGGCAGAGGAGCTGGCGAAGGAACAACGCGGGGATGAGCCCCAGTGGGCGGGGCCCCCAACCACGTCTCTGGCTGGACTGCTGGCGCACAGCCACGGCAAGTCCGGGCCCTTGTCAGGGCCCCCGAAAAGGTCCGTGGCGGGGCTGATCGAGGACCACCACATGGACATCGGCTTCACCACGGACGGCGCCTAA